One stretch of Eggerthella lenta DSM 2243 DNA includes these proteins:
- a CDS encoding NlpC/P60 family protein has product MPESAATYSDGSARLEAASREQARALGMDDRPDAISAGIVKGSTERAGEVLSSKGESPGRGRADFAEPSPVGAGRPKVKSRLAAQAKGNLKRAIADAAASEADDSEELSGIGQASNTFRGARSVIARHSASKKATAASKPKGPLKGAAKHAKAGAFGQGAAAKARHAAVSQASAGAAKAAASAGGKGAVVSAGSSVAVPVAGVLAAIMAFLLAVLAISQIVSALFGFWENEASKASLEGLPPYITYEMVEEALACQEEYGHPAGCTIAQIIVESGQGDHLSGLATQDHNLFGMKWSSSYALCEEVAGKSSWRTGEEYGGEQVTITADFISFVGDAECIRFRSRVFLQADRYASNALIREAIANHDSDKMAEGLKDAGWATSSSYVESLKSTMETYNLYRFDGMSLEDFRSGAVLADAIVSAAYSQLGVPYVWGGTTPGVGLDCSGLTQYCYKQAGISIPRNTEAQYAQGKKIALSEAQPGDILYRMGHVGIYIGGDRYIHAPHRGEVVKIASGISSFTCALSYR; this is encoded by the coding sequence ATGCCTGAGAGCGCGGCGACATACTCGGACGGATCGGCACGGCTCGAGGCGGCAAGCCGCGAGCAGGCGCGTGCGCTCGGGATGGACGACCGGCCAGACGCCATCTCGGCGGGGATCGTGAAAGGATCGACCGAGCGCGCGGGCGAGGTGCTCTCATCGAAGGGCGAATCTCCGGGGCGGGGCAGGGCGGACTTCGCCGAACCCTCCCCTGTCGGTGCGGGCAGGCCGAAGGTGAAATCCCGCCTCGCCGCCCAGGCCAAGGGGAACCTCAAGCGCGCGATCGCCGATGCCGCCGCGTCCGAGGCGGACGACTCCGAGGAGCTCTCCGGCATCGGACAGGCGAGCAACACCTTCCGCGGCGCACGCTCCGTCATCGCACGGCATTCCGCCTCCAAGAAGGCTACTGCCGCCTCGAAGCCTAAAGGCCCGCTGAAAGGGGCCGCAAAGCATGCCAAGGCGGGGGCCTTCGGTCAAGGCGCTGCCGCGAAGGCCCGGCATGCGGCCGTCAGCCAGGCATCTGCCGGGGCTGCGAAGGCTGCGGCATCCGCCGGCGGCAAGGGCGCGGTCGTGAGCGCGGGCTCGTCGGTTGCTGTCCCCGTGGCGGGCGTGCTCGCGGCGATCATGGCGTTTTTGCTCGCCGTGCTCGCAATCTCCCAGATCGTGAGCGCCCTTTTCGGGTTCTGGGAAAACGAGGCGTCCAAAGCCTCCCTCGAGGGGCTGCCGCCCTACATCACCTACGAGATGGTCGAGGAGGCGCTCGCGTGTCAGGAGGAGTACGGGCACCCCGCAGGATGCACGATCGCGCAGATCATCGTCGAGTCGGGGCAGGGCGACCACCTCTCGGGGCTCGCCACGCAGGACCACAACCTGTTCGGCATGAAGTGGTCGAGCTCGTATGCGCTGTGCGAGGAGGTCGCGGGGAAGAGCTCGTGGAGGACCGGCGAGGAGTACGGCGGCGAGCAGGTCACCATCACGGCGGACTTCATCAGCTTCGTCGGCGACGCGGAGTGCATCCGCTTCCGCAGCCGCGTCTTCCTGCAGGCCGATCGCTACGCGTCAAACGCGCTCATACGCGAGGCGATTGCGAACCACGACTCGGACAAGATGGCCGAGGGGCTCAAGGACGCGGGATGGGCGACGAGCTCGAGCTACGTCGAGAGCCTGAAATCCACCATGGAGACCTACAACCTCTACCGTTTCGACGGCATGAGCCTGGAGGACTTCAGGTCCGGGGCGGTCTTGGCAGATGCGATCGTCTCCGCCGCCTACAGCCAGCTCGGTGTCCCCTACGTGTGGGGCGGGACGACCCCGGGCGTCGGCCTGGACTGTAGCGGGCTCACCCAGTATTGCTACAAGCAGGCCGGCATCTCGATACCGCGCAACACCGAGGCCCAGTACGCGCAGGGAAAGAAGATCGCGCTCTCGGAGGCGCAGCCCGGCGACATCCTCTACCGCATGGGGCATGTCGGCATCTACATAGGGGGCGACCGCTACATCCACGCGCCCCATCGGGGCGAGGTCGTGAAGATCGCAAGCGGGATCTCGAGCTTCACCTGCGCCCTGTCGTATCGATAG
- a CDS encoding VaFE repeat-containing surface-anchored protein, whose product MKEKTMERITSSKIVRVAMAMALVLSVAIVPTKAYASGNVNVSIGKSIPYAGYETTQMSANGNDAYCIEPSRSTPDAGTYPTSEAGDLAAAMWFSYGAPGFDASMWPSSWYDGSGMDEDKYRVASHILLSYANLGSAAEATYGTSAEFASWAEREIAGDVWSQVNARANEVSTGFSAIRIHAGSDAQTLASFTWERGGVKIAKVDAQAGAGEQGDASLEGAEFAIVNASGMNSYVNGHSYADGETVMTISTSWDGSAYTAQTASDALPCGTYRIVEANAPEGYLPWEGELGFAIEGDGQVVDLSGDPVHDDAIRGGVQVTKADAELGESEAVGGNGHAAEGVGTTLSGIEFAITNASENKVLVGDAWYEPGEVVAAIETEWDEEIGSYIAKTAPDALPYGTYTIQETATNDSYLLTDGEPKTFEIRTDGLVVTADAEGGELTFYNQVVRNDLKLSKKAEDTNASLQVPFAISNVATGETHVLVTDRNGQASTEASWNRHTANTNGNDVLLEADRITAGMMDPSAGIWFGLGEDGSSAPANDALGALPYGQYTLEELPCEANEGYELVTKAFWIERDSGVAEAVWMTLDDQEGPRIGTRATEVADGDQIAQANEQTTIVDTVYYENLEFGGTYTLTGTLMVKSTGEPLLDAEGNPVTATKEFTANNTNGSVDIEFTFDASLLAGEDVVAFESLVKDSIEVAVHADIEDEGQTVHFVDIGTTAADAADGDKLVTGSEVIIADEVAFEGLTPGGSYTLEATLMDAETGEPLKSGEGLLATDVAATVEFTPEAAEGTQTVELSFDSSGLGGHRLVVFEKLLDAEGTVLAVHEDIEDEGQSVTVVEIGTTLVDAADGDHMVENGTVTVVDTVEYKGLVAGETYTAHGTIMDKATGMPLEDSEGNPVTSTAEFVAESSEGTVEITFEFDAFQLEEGASLVAFEEVLDVNGNVIAVHQDLEDEGQTVVVDNPETLGTPYDKTGGDLLPVWVLISALILCGGAAGAYALRGRIRRNASVGEGSTDEGPEK is encoded by the coding sequence ATGAAAGAGAAGACGATGGAGAGGATAACCTCCTCGAAAATCGTGCGGGTCGCCATGGCGATGGCGCTCGTGCTGTCCGTCGCCATCGTCCCGACCAAGGCATATGCCTCCGGGAACGTGAACGTCTCGATCGGCAAGAGCATCCCCTATGCCGGATACGAGACGACCCAGATGAGCGCCAACGGCAACGACGCCTACTGCATCGAGCCGTCGCGCTCCACGCCCGATGCGGGAACCTATCCGACGAGTGAGGCGGGAGATCTGGCGGCGGCCATGTGGTTCTCCTATGGGGCACCCGGCTTCGACGCGTCCATGTGGCCCAGCTCCTGGTACGACGGAAGCGGCATGGACGAGGACAAGTACCGCGTGGCGAGCCACATCCTGCTCTCGTACGCCAACCTGGGATCTGCCGCCGAGGCGACCTACGGCACGAGCGCCGAGTTCGCCTCCTGGGCGGAGCGCGAGATCGCGGGCGACGTGTGGAGCCAGGTCAACGCACGTGCGAACGAGGTCTCCACGGGATTCTCGGCCATCAGGATCCATGCGGGATCAGACGCCCAGACGCTCGCCAGCTTCACGTGGGAGCGCGGCGGCGTGAAGATCGCCAAGGTCGATGCGCAAGCCGGCGCAGGCGAGCAGGGCGACGCCTCGCTCGAGGGCGCCGAGTTCGCCATCGTCAACGCATCGGGGATGAACTCCTACGTGAACGGCCACAGCTACGCAGACGGCGAGACGGTCATGACCATCTCCACCTCCTGGGACGGCTCGGCCTACACCGCGCAGACCGCGAGCGACGCGCTGCCGTGCGGCACCTACCGCATCGTTGAGGCGAACGCTCCGGAAGGCTACCTTCCCTGGGAAGGCGAGCTCGGGTTCGCCATCGAGGGCGACGGCCAGGTCGTCGACCTTTCCGGCGACCCCGTGCATGACGACGCGATACGCGGCGGCGTGCAGGTGACCAAGGCCGACGCGGAGCTCGGCGAGTCCGAGGCGGTCGGCGGGAACGGGCATGCAGCAGAAGGCGTCGGCACGACGCTCTCCGGCATCGAGTTCGCCATAACGAACGCCTCCGAGAACAAGGTCCTCGTAGGCGATGCCTGGTACGAGCCGGGCGAGGTCGTCGCCGCCATCGAGACCGAGTGGGACGAGGAAATCGGCTCCTACATCGCGAAGACCGCGCCCGACGCGCTGCCCTACGGCACCTACACCATCCAGGAGACCGCGACCAACGACTCCTACCTGCTCACCGACGGCGAGCCGAAGACCTTCGAGATCCGGACCGACGGCCTTGTCGTGACGGCGGACGCGGAAGGCGGCGAGCTCACCTTCTACAACCAGGTCGTCCGCAACGACCTCAAGCTCTCCAAGAAGGCCGAGGACACCAACGCGAGCCTGCAGGTTCCCTTCGCCATCTCCAACGTGGCGACCGGCGAGACGCACGTGCTGGTCACCGACCGCAACGGCCAGGCTTCGACCGAGGCGAGCTGGAACAGGCACACCGCCAACACCAACGGAAACGACGTCCTGCTCGAAGCCGACCGCATCACGGCCGGTATGATGGACCCGTCGGCGGGCATCTGGTTCGGGCTGGGCGAGGACGGCTCGTCGGCTCCCGCCAACGACGCGCTCGGCGCGCTGCCGTACGGCCAGTACACGCTCGAGGAGCTTCCCTGCGAGGCGAACGAGGGCTACGAGCTCGTGACCAAGGCCTTCTGGATCGAGCGCGACTCCGGCGTGGCGGAGGCCGTCTGGATGACGCTCGACGACCAGGAGGGGCCGAGGATCGGAACGCGGGCAACCGAAGTGGCCGACGGTGACCAGATCGCCCAGGCAAACGAGCAGACGACGATTGTGGATACCGTCTACTACGAGAACCTCGAGTTCGGAGGCACGTACACCCTCACGGGCACGCTCATGGTCAAGTCCACCGGCGAGCCGCTGCTCGACGCCGAGGGCAATCCCGTGACCGCCACCAAGGAGTTCACGGCGAACAACACGAACGGGTCGGTGGACATCGAGTTCACCTTCGACGCGAGCCTGCTCGCGGGCGAGGACGTCGTGGCCTTCGAGAGCCTCGTGAAGGATAGCATCGAGGTAGCAGTCCACGCAGATATCGAGGACGAGGGCCAGACGGTCCATTTCGTCGACATCGGCACCACGGCGGCCGACGCCGCCGACGGCGACAAGCTCGTGACGGGCTCCGAGGTCATCATCGCTGACGAGGTGGCCTTCGAGGGTCTGACCCCTGGAGGCTCTTATACGCTCGAGGCGACGCTGATGGATGCCGAGACGGGCGAGCCGCTGAAAAGCGGCGAGGGGCTTCTCGCGACTGACGTGGCCGCGACCGTCGAGTTCACGCCCGAAGCTGCCGAGGGTACCCAGACGGTAGAGCTCTCATTCGATTCCTCCGGCCTCGGCGGTCACCGCCTGGTGGTGTTCGAGAAGCTGCTCGACGCCGAAGGCACCGTCCTCGCGGTGCACGAGGATATCGAGGACGAGGGCCAGTCCGTCACGGTCGTCGAGATCGGCACCACGCTCGTCGACGCCGCCGACGGCGACCACATGGTCGAGAACGGGACGGTCACCGTCGTGGATACCGTCGAGTACAAGGGGCTCGTCGCAGGAGAAACCTATACTGCCCACGGCACCATCATGGACAAGGCGACTGGCATGCCCCTTGAGGACTCGGAAGGCAATCCGGTGACCTCAACCGCGGAGTTCGTGGCGGAAAGTTCTGAGGGAACCGTAGAGATCACCTTCGAGTTCGATGCTTTCCAGCTCGAGGAGGGCGCCTCCCTCGTGGCGTTCGAGGAGGTGCTCGACGTGAACGGGAACGTCATCGCGGTACATCAGGACCTCGAGGACGAGGGGCAGACCGTGGTCGTCGACAACCCCGAGACTCTCGGCACCCCCTACGACAAGACGGGAGGCGACCTGCTTCCCGTATGGGTTCTGATCAGCGCCTTGATCCTCTGCGGCGGCGCTGCGGGCGCATACGCGCTTCGCGGCCGCATCCGTCGAAACGCATCAGTTGGCGAGGGATCCACTGACGAGGGTCCCGAGAAGTAG
- a CDS encoding VirB4-like conjugal transfer ATPase, CD1110 family gives MLLFDKTNKKPKEKEAAARKGRLPVRGAHARTTRLEEEEKKVEQAARRKRRARAEAKDVLSAIGYDAMYADGTAQVEEGLFSQTIEFGDISYQSAREENQQSVFAAMSELYDYFGSETSVQLTITNTPIPEREIGRKRFFEKSDPRVDEYVEEYNRILNDKMREGVSNLVRHRYLTFLVGADDLDAAAPRLARARGDCMQTLARIRCEARMLDGAERLELVQSQLRPKAEFTFSWDKLSQLSGLRTKDLIAPSVLDFKPDGRADCYRADGTWCRVLVFRGFGSDLEDDCIANVVDLPMPLNVTLHIHPMGKAAAVAYVKKRIAWMDKEVIDEQMSAVKKGYDFSILPPELSHSKEEAEELLDQLQNKNQRLFTYTGLVFTYADTAEALDHQTRQIMAAARQRSIEVEPLSYRQRQGMNSILPLGLNHVEVSRYMTTAQIVIQMPFASQELNQEGGGYYGQSKQSGNLVICNRKKLASPMGFVCGKPGSGKSFSVKREIMNTILAYPDDEVIVFDPAGEYAPVVEPAGGTCIRFSPDTDTFMNPFDLSDVADKANQAQLAFKIDAILALSSATMAEGREGLPEADKSIISRCVELAYMRCEGKGRLPVLGDFYELLLEQEEPEARDIALRYERYVKGALSFFNHQSNVGFTNRITNVDFKDLSQNMRVFGMLTALEAVRNRMYANFERGVTTWLYIDEVQSLFGHPAIISYFSKFWAEGRKFNLICTGITQNSTYMLEHEDARNMVLNSDFVLLHKQSHLDRKSWVDLLALSAQEEGYIDDSIKAGEGLLVAGGVRVPLKDDFPKGALYDLFNTKPEEIAQIKRAQAFARAREGGDA, from the coding sequence ATGCTGCTGTTCGATAAGACCAATAAGAAACCCAAGGAAAAGGAGGCGGCGGCACGCAAGGGCAGGCTGCCCGTGCGCGGCGCGCATGCCCGCACGACGAGGCTCGAGGAAGAGGAGAAGAAAGTCGAGCAGGCGGCGCGCCGCAAGAGGCGCGCGCGAGCCGAGGCCAAAGACGTCCTTTCCGCGATCGGCTACGACGCCATGTACGCCGACGGGACCGCGCAGGTCGAGGAGGGCCTCTTCAGCCAGACCATCGAGTTCGGGGACATCAGCTACCAGTCCGCGCGCGAGGAGAACCAGCAGTCGGTGTTCGCGGCGATGAGCGAGCTCTACGACTACTTCGGCTCGGAGACCTCCGTGCAGCTCACCATAACCAACACTCCCATACCCGAGCGCGAGATCGGGCGCAAGCGCTTCTTCGAGAAGAGCGACCCGCGCGTCGACGAGTACGTCGAGGAGTACAACCGCATCCTCAACGACAAGATGCGCGAGGGGGTCTCCAACCTCGTGCGCCACCGCTATCTCACCTTCCTCGTGGGGGCGGACGACCTCGATGCCGCAGCGCCCAGGCTCGCCCGAGCCCGCGGCGACTGCATGCAGACGCTCGCCCGCATCCGCTGCGAGGCGCGCATGCTCGACGGGGCAGAGCGCCTCGAGCTCGTCCAGTCACAGCTGCGGCCGAAAGCGGAGTTCACCTTCTCGTGGGACAAACTGTCCCAGCTAAGCGGGCTTCGCACCAAGGACCTCATTGCGCCCTCGGTGCTCGACTTCAAGCCGGACGGGCGCGCCGACTGCTACCGGGCGGACGGCACCTGGTGCCGCGTGCTGGTCTTCCGCGGATTTGGCAGCGATCTCGAGGACGACTGCATCGCCAACGTCGTAGACCTGCCGATGCCGCTCAACGTCACGCTCCACATCCATCCCATGGGCAAGGCCGCCGCGGTGGCCTACGTGAAGAAGCGCATCGCCTGGATGGACAAGGAGGTCATCGACGAGCAGATGAGCGCGGTCAAGAAGGGCTACGACTTCTCCATCCTGCCTCCCGAGCTCTCGCACTCCAAGGAGGAGGCCGAAGAGCTCCTCGACCAGCTCCAGAACAAGAACCAGCGACTGTTCACCTACACGGGGCTCGTGTTCACCTACGCGGACACGGCAGAGGCCCTCGACCACCAGACCCGCCAGATCATGGCGGCGGCGCGCCAGCGCTCCATCGAGGTGGAGCCGCTTTCGTACCGCCAGCGCCAGGGCATGAACTCGATCCTGCCTTTGGGGCTCAACCACGTGGAGGTTTCGCGCTACATGACGACCGCGCAGATCGTCATACAGATGCCCTTCGCCTCCCAGGAGCTCAACCAGGAAGGCGGCGGCTACTACGGCCAGTCCAAGCAGTCGGGCAACCTCGTCATCTGCAACCGCAAGAAGCTCGCGAGCCCCATGGGGTTCGTCTGCGGCAAGCCGGGCTCGGGCAAGAGCTTCAGCGTCAAGCGCGAGATCATGAACACTATCCTGGCCTATCCCGACGACGAGGTGATCGTCTTCGACCCGGCGGGCGAGTACGCGCCGGTCGTGGAGCCCGCGGGCGGGACCTGCATACGCTTCTCGCCGGACACCGACACGTTCATGAACCCCTTCGACCTCTCCGACGTCGCCGACAAGGCCAACCAGGCGCAGCTCGCCTTCAAGATCGACGCGATACTGGCACTCTCGAGCGCGACCATGGCAGAGGGGCGCGAGGGGCTGCCCGAGGCGGACAAGTCGATCATCAGCCGCTGCGTGGAGCTTGCCTACATGCGCTGTGAGGGCAAGGGGCGCCTGCCCGTCCTCGGCGACTTCTACGAGCTGCTGCTCGAGCAGGAGGAGCCCGAGGCGCGCGACATCGCGCTTCGCTACGAGCGCTACGTGAAGGGGGCGCTTTCGTTCTTCAACCACCAGAGCAACGTGGGTTTCACCAACCGCATCACCAACGTCGACTTCAAGGACCTCTCGCAGAACATGAGGGTCTTCGGCATGCTCACGGCGCTGGAAGCGGTGCGCAACCGCATGTACGCGAACTTCGAGCGCGGCGTGACCACCTGGCTCTACATCGACGAGGTGCAGAGCCTCTTCGGGCACCCGGCGATCATCAGCTACTTCTCCAAGTTCTGGGCGGAGGGCCGCAAGTTCAACCTGATCTGCACGGGCATCACGCAGAACTCGACCTACATGCTCGAGCACGAGGACGCCCGCAACATGGTGCTGAACTCGGATTTCGTGCTCCTGCACAAGCAGAGCCACCTCGACCGCAAGAGCTGGGTCGACCTGCTGGCCCTCTCGGCCCAGGAGGAGGGCTACATCGACGACTCGATCAAGGCCGGCGAGGGCCTCCTGGTGGCGGGAGGCGTGCGCGTGCCGCTCAAGGACGACTTCCCGAAGGGCGCGCTCTACGACCTGTTCAACACCAAGCCCGAGGAGATCGCCCAGATAAAGCGCGCCCAGGCGTTCGCGCGGGCCCGGGAGGGCGGCGATGCCTGA
- a CDS encoding ISL3 family transposase: MGAAGYVEELLGVRGCELIGSATKVDCGRRLQQFDLRYRGPVPASCPECGGTLHSHGARTVGVVSTPHLGIPTRLEIGFPRMRCPECGYVWRPAIGGVDAGHRMTEAAYADIAQRSLRLTFREVAEEYPLSHVTVKNVFEDYVRENASRLRFKVPAFLGIDEKNLKRVGMVTVITDLEHRTVFDMVPGRTQSDLDAYFSSLEGLERVRWVSSDMYRPFWRSIAKYTPNATWVIDHFHVVRGANEALDAVRKGLQGALDRKGRLELKKGLAYALRKRTRDLSPYEASALRALREDPSYSTLMTAYDLKEDFFGIYDDHPSSREEAEAAFDAWIREIPDGREFDPFRALARTVQNHREFIFNYWECPSRISNGYTECANRLINETDMRGRGYSFETLRARTLYRRQNLDRIIASNGLTIGPRIDAPGPLFVTEPDREDEAVDEFIDPRSGVKVDATTGEVH; this comes from the coding sequence ATGGGCGCGGCGGGCTACGTCGAGGAGCTGCTCGGCGTCCGGGGCTGCGAGCTCATCGGCAGTGCGACCAAGGTCGATTGCGGCAGGAGGCTCCAGCAGTTCGACCTGAGATACCGCGGGCCCGTCCCCGCATCGTGCCCCGAGTGCGGCGGGACGCTGCACAGCCACGGCGCGAGGACCGTCGGCGTTGTGTCGACGCCACACTTGGGCATCCCGACGAGGCTCGAGATAGGGTTCCCGCGGATGCGATGCCCGGAGTGCGGCTACGTGTGGCGCCCGGCGATAGGCGGGGTCGACGCGGGTCACCGAATGACGGAGGCGGCATACGCCGACATCGCCCAGCGCTCACTCAGGCTCACCTTCCGCGAGGTCGCCGAGGAGTACCCGCTCTCGCACGTCACCGTGAAGAACGTCTTCGAGGACTACGTCCGCGAGAACGCCTCGAGGCTTCGCTTCAAGGTGCCGGCGTTCCTGGGCATAGACGAGAAGAACCTCAAGAGGGTCGGCATGGTGACCGTGATCACCGACCTCGAGCACAGGACGGTCTTCGACATGGTGCCCGGCAGGACGCAGTCCGACCTCGACGCCTATTTCTCCTCGTTGGAGGGCCTCGAGCGCGTACGATGGGTCTCGAGCGACATGTACCGGCCGTTCTGGAGGAGCATAGCCAAGTACACCCCGAACGCGACATGGGTCATCGACCACTTCCATGTCGTGAGGGGAGCCAACGAGGCCTTAGACGCGGTCCGCAAGGGCCTCCAGGGAGCCCTCGACAGGAAGGGCCGCCTTGAGCTAAAGAAGGGCCTCGCCTACGCCCTCAGGAAGCGGACACGCGACCTCAGCCCCTACGAGGCGTCGGCCCTAAGGGCGCTACGGGAAGACCCCTCCTACTCGACGCTGATGACCGCGTACGACCTCAAGGAGGACTTCTTCGGCATTTACGACGACCATCCGTCCTCACGCGAGGAGGCTGAGGCGGCGTTCGACGCCTGGATTCGGGAAATTCCCGATGGCAGGGAGTTCGATCCGTTCAGAGCCCTTGCTCGGACCGTCCAGAACCACCGCGAGTTCATCTTCAACTACTGGGAATGCCCCAGCCGCATCTCGAACGGCTACACCGAGTGCGCGAACCGGCTCATCAACGAAACGGACATGAGAGGGCGCGGATACTCGTTCGAGACGCTTCGGGCAAGGACCCTCTACCGCAGGCAGAACCTCGACCGCATCATCGCGAGCAACGGGCTCACGATCGGCCCTCGCATCGATGCTCCCGGCCCGCTCTTCGTGACCGAGCCCGACCGCGAGGACGAGGCCGTGGACGAGTTCATAGACCCGAGGTCGGGAGTGAAGGTCGACGCAACGACTGGGGAGGTCCATTAA
- a CDS encoding class B sortase produces the protein MVAVTALVGAAALGLWLFSIHDRAADVDPSPILADASGSDAASDGAPTVDWEFWLSVNPDIVAWVSVPGTDIDYPVVQASADDPTFYLDHDVYRGWNPYGCPYLDAGCAGRGIDSPLALMFGHHMNDGSMFSAFANYSDRGFAQEHQEILLQTPERDIRLNVIAADVVDSNAEHKRLEFADDGELGFWLERLLAEADVVLDVDVEADSVKAFCTCSYGRWNGHERTIVYAREEVV, from the coding sequence ATGGTGGCGGTGACAGCGCTGGTCGGTGCTGCGGCGTTGGGGTTGTGGCTCTTCAGCATCCATGACAGGGCGGCAGATGTAGACCCCTCTCCTATCTTGGCAGATGCTTCGGGAAGCGATGCGGCATCCGATGGCGCCCCGACGGTCGACTGGGAATTCTGGCTGTCGGTGAACCCCGACATCGTGGCGTGGGTGAGCGTCCCGGGGACTGATATTGACTATCCGGTGGTACAGGCGAGCGCCGACGATCCGACCTTCTACCTCGACCACGACGTCTACCGCGGCTGGAACCCCTACGGATGCCCCTACCTCGACGCCGGCTGCGCGGGGCGGGGAATCGACAGCCCGCTCGCTCTCATGTTCGGCCACCACATGAACGACGGCAGCATGTTCTCGGCATTCGCGAACTACTCGGACAGGGGGTTCGCGCAGGAGCATCAGGAGATTCTCCTGCAGACACCCGAGAGGGACATTCGCCTGAATGTCATCGCGGCGGACGTCGTGGATTCGAACGCTGAGCACAAGCGCCTGGAGTTCGCCGACGACGGAGAGCTCGGCTTTTGGCTCGAGAGGCTGCTGGCCGAAGCGGACGTCGTGCTCGACGTCGACGTTGAGGCGGATAGCGTCAAGGCGTTCTGCACCTGCAGCTACGGCAGGTGGAACGGGCACGAGAGGACGATAGTGTATGCGCGGGAGGAGGTGGTGTGA
- a CDS encoding HEPN domain-containing protein: MGSIFTEHVFPRYVGRQVMKPQMNGFNDPTLRDFSLLDSSVLMKEKLKGEMFEEEFIRSFLNAAKELAAAGRRAIDRPGMYVMLKHSYAIPVLFLTRHCMELAIKRVIRKCGVEPKREHSLTKLWSSLLSRFPGQRCREDNRAIKNMGAFVEAVADIDDNGISLRYPQDSSGRLTQDRPLFVNDEEVASYLEKFVEQLELIDFDMIHRDVK, translated from the coding sequence ATGGGGAGCATATTCACCGAGCATGTATTTCCTAGATACGTGGGGCGTCAAGTGATGAAGCCCCAGATGAACGGCTTTAACGACCCCACCCTGAGGGATTTCTCCCTGCTCGACTCATCCGTCTTGATGAAGGAAAAACTCAAGGGCGAGATGTTCGAGGAGGAGTTCATCCGCTCGTTCCTCAACGCCGCGAAGGAACTGGCGGCCGCCGGAAGAAGGGCCATCGACCGACCTGGGATGTACGTGATGCTGAAGCACTCCTATGCGATCCCGGTCCTGTTCCTCACGAGACACTGCATGGAACTAGCTATCAAGAGGGTGATTAGGAAGTGCGGAGTCGAGCCCAAGAGAGAGCACAGCCTCACGAAGCTGTGGAGCTCACTGCTCTCGAGGTTCCCAGGGCAGAGGTGCCGTGAGGACAACAGGGCCATCAAAAATATGGGCGCATTCGTAGAGGCCGTAGCCGACATCGACGACAACGGCATCAGTCTTCGCTATCCGCAGGACAGTTCAGGAAGGCTCACGCAGGATAGGCCGCTCTTCGTGAATGACGAGGAAGTCGCCTCATATCTAGAGAAGTTCGTAGAGCAACTAGAGCTGATTGACTTCGACATGATACATAGAGACGTTAAATAA